A genomic region of Metopolophium dirhodum isolate CAU chromosome 1, ASM1992520v1, whole genome shotgun sequence contains the following coding sequences:
- the LOC132936182 gene encoding uncharacterized protein LOC132936182 isoform X1, which produces MQPGRLRFVGKQESDQTALNRVSLLPSILYSSSEINTIQNLGSATHLNQSNMNSPSSTVQNTVNNHSDSVQSNGEGKIKKVIAPSTNISTEEMTVTPDMPLSTSYAASSLINQREDMDIYVDSEPTGSLLVESETEPLLVEPETGIQFLFSSDETVDLTTKEDYTPKKKQIIRQKKTPKPKKDVASKSDTSLTNPRPKRACVIDKAEREKSGLCKLGKYIEGRDGSWKVILTNTSLPMFQCPICDTFLDSPESRITHEVEMHSLLFESIQKHVDIVSNPGNTACTQQLSIFNYLKLCITSEYKTIVVHELAKNTHLLKALNAIRLETIEHKTNDFFKCNYCPYETNLIFALWAHMNSKHLYLKCDSEKKSFFYCFLCNRTLTKRAKPLKHLDACIKKLTKLPITNNSPERFICVHCDESFDSLIELEKHTWGHAEKY; this is translated from the exons ATGCAACCGGGCAGACTTCGTTTCGTAGGTAAACAAGAATCCGATCAGACTGCTTTAAATCGAGTGTCGCTTCTGCCTTCTATATTGTACTCATCCAG tgaaataaatactatacaaaatCTTGGTTCTGCTACACATTTAAATCAATCGAATATGAATAGTCCATCTTCCAC AGTTCAAAATACAGTAAATAATCATAGTGATAGTGTTCAATCAAATGGAGAAGGAAAAataaa AAAAGTAATTGCACCATCCACGAATATATCAACTGAAGAAATGACAGTTACTCCAGATATGCCACTTTCAACTTCTTATGCTGCGAGTTCTTTAATAAATCAGAGAGAAGACATGGACATTTATGTAGACAGTGAGCCAACTGGATCATTACTAGTTGAATCAGAAACTGAACCATTACTAGTTGAACCAGAAACTGGAATCCAATTTTTATTCTCAAGTGATGAAACAGTTGACTTGACTACTAAAGAAGACTATACACCAAAAAA aAAACAAATCATAAGACAAAAGAAAACTCCTAAGCCCAAAAAGGATGTGGCTTCTAA gtCGGACACGTCATTAACAAATCCAAGGCCCAAGAGAGCATGTGTTATTGACAAAGCTGAGAGAGAAAA atctgGTTTGTGTAAGTTAGGAAAATACATAGAGGGCCGAGATGGCAGTTGGAAGGTTATTCTAACTAATACTTCACTACCAATGTTTCAATGTCCAATTTGTGATACGTTTCTCGATAGTCCAGAGTCACGCATAACACATGAAGTTGAAATGCATTCTTTGCTGTTTGAGTCTATACAAAAACATGTGGATATTGTTTCTAACCCAGGAAATACAGCTTGTACTCAACAGTTatccatttttaattatttgaaactttGCATAACATcagaatataaaacaatagtaGTCCATGAATTGGCCAAAAACACACATTTGTTGAAAGCATTAAATGCTATAAGACTTGAGACTATAGAACACAAGACTAATGACTTCTTTAAGTGCAATTATTGCCC atatgAAACTAATCTTATTTTTGCTTTATGGGCTCACATGAACTCCAAACATCTATATCTAAAATgtgattctgaaaaaaagtcatttttttattgctttttgtGCAATCGCACATTAACTAAACGTGCAAAACCGCTCAAACATTTAGACGcttgtataaaaaaactaactaaATTACCAATTACCAATAACTCACCTGAACGATTTATATGTGTACATTGCGATGAAAGTTTTGATTCATTGATAGAACTTGAAAAACATACTTGGGGACATGCAGAAAAGTATTAG
- the LOC132936182 gene encoding uncharacterized protein LOC132936182 isoform X2, whose protein sequence is MQPGRLRFVGKQESDQTALNRVSLLPSILYSSSEINTIQNLGSATHLNQSNMNSPSSTVQNTVNNHSDSVQSNGEGKIKKVIAPSTNISTEEMTVTPDMPLSTSYAASSLINQREDMDIYVDSEPTGSLLVESETEPLLVEPETGIQFLFSSDETVDLTTKEDYTPKKSDTSLTNPRPKRACVIDKAEREKSGLCKLGKYIEGRDGSWKVILTNTSLPMFQCPICDTFLDSPESRITHEVEMHSLLFESIQKHVDIVSNPGNTACTQQLSIFNYLKLCITSEYKTIVVHELAKNTHLLKALNAIRLETIEHKTNDFFKCNYCPYETNLIFALWAHMNSKHLYLKCDSEKKSFFYCFLCNRTLTKRAKPLKHLDACIKKLTKLPITNNSPERFICVHCDESFDSLIELEKHTWGHAEKY, encoded by the exons ATGCAACCGGGCAGACTTCGTTTCGTAGGTAAACAAGAATCCGATCAGACTGCTTTAAATCGAGTGTCGCTTCTGCCTTCTATATTGTACTCATCCAG tgaaataaatactatacaaaatCTTGGTTCTGCTACACATTTAAATCAATCGAATATGAATAGTCCATCTTCCAC AGTTCAAAATACAGTAAATAATCATAGTGATAGTGTTCAATCAAATGGAGAAGGAAAAataaa AAAAGTAATTGCACCATCCACGAATATATCAACTGAAGAAATGACAGTTACTCCAGATATGCCACTTTCAACTTCTTATGCTGCGAGTTCTTTAATAAATCAGAGAGAAGACATGGACATTTATGTAGACAGTGAGCCAACTGGATCATTACTAGTTGAATCAGAAACTGAACCATTACTAGTTGAACCAGAAACTGGAATCCAATTTTTATTCTCAAGTGATGAAACAGTTGACTTGACTACTAAAGAAGACTATACACCAAAAAA gtCGGACACGTCATTAACAAATCCAAGGCCCAAGAGAGCATGTGTTATTGACAAAGCTGAGAGAGAAAA atctgGTTTGTGTAAGTTAGGAAAATACATAGAGGGCCGAGATGGCAGTTGGAAGGTTATTCTAACTAATACTTCACTACCAATGTTTCAATGTCCAATTTGTGATACGTTTCTCGATAGTCCAGAGTCACGCATAACACATGAAGTTGAAATGCATTCTTTGCTGTTTGAGTCTATACAAAAACATGTGGATATTGTTTCTAACCCAGGAAATACAGCTTGTACTCAACAGTTatccatttttaattatttgaaactttGCATAACATcagaatataaaacaatagtaGTCCATGAATTGGCCAAAAACACACATTTGTTGAAAGCATTAAATGCTATAAGACTTGAGACTATAGAACACAAGACTAATGACTTCTTTAAGTGCAATTATTGCCC atatgAAACTAATCTTATTTTTGCTTTATGGGCTCACATGAACTCCAAACATCTATATCTAAAATgtgattctgaaaaaaagtcatttttttattgctttttgtGCAATCGCACATTAACTAAACGTGCAAAACCGCTCAAACATTTAGACGcttgtataaaaaaactaactaaATTACCAATTACCAATAACTCACCTGAACGATTTATATGTGTACATTGCGATGAAAGTTTTGATTCATTGATAGAACTTGAAAAACATACTTGGGGACATGCAGAAAAGTATTAG
- the LOC132936983 gene encoding S-phase kinase-associated protein 2-like → MEDSQESTLKKNDVTDSESSSSNVEGYKDLGAYSLENTQVSKRSRYLYPDSKTWSMGPLNTYVYKHKQKKCLLNDNCVTFPEEILLKIFKMMDKRTLVTCTRVCHQWRRIAYDESLWQQLNIYSRSMSILTLDHLLARNIKYFSASHSNFYVFKNQYLCKTPFPKLQYLDLSSVIMDYKTLRSLLRQCSNLIKLSLENCSVDSFCCKYIGHNTNLKVLNLASTVGLNRNGLKHLMSLQNLEELNVAWAKLEDNSLQYLMANMIPNIKCLNISGFMYQMEDFDLSTMSSRCTKLIELDISDNRDITASSLDKILEKNHKLEVLTMHRCINIVAPSLLNAMKMISRKSISLMSLREINCIHIKPNQILGDEFNILHKILIPILDLKISNNMFSGISRSKLAHNEHIIWEIPAFIDS, encoded by the exons ATGGAGGACTCTCAAGAATCGACCCTAAAGAAAAATGACGT GACTGATAGTGAAAGTTCATCGAGTAATGTTGAGGGCTATAAAGACCTAGGTGCTTATAGTTTGGAAAACACTCAAGTCTCCAAACGCAGTCGTTACTTGTATCCTGATAGCAAG acatGGTCTATGGGTCCCTTgaatacttatgtatataaacataagCAAAAAAAGTGTCTATTGAATG acaattgtgttacatttccagaagaaatattattaaagatatttaaaatgatgGACAAACGTACGTTAGTAACATGTACACGTGTATGCCATCAATGGCGACGTATTGCATATGATGAATCTTTATGGCagcaattaaatatatattctcGTAGTATGAGTATTTTGACTTTAGATCATCTTCTTGCCCGTAATATCAAATACTTTTCTGCTTCTCACTCAAAT ttttatgtttttaaaaaccagTATTTATGTAAAACACCATTTCCAAAGTTGCAGTATTTAGATTTGAGTTCAGTAATTATGGATTATAAga cgCTACGTTCATTATTAAGGCAATGTTCTAATTTGATAAAACTGAGTTTGGAAAACTGTTCTGTAGATTCTTTTTGTTGCAAGTACATTGGACACAATACCAATTTAAAAGTACTTAACTTAGCATCAACAGTGGGACTTAACCGCAATGGCTTGAAACATTTAATGTCTCtacaaaa TTTGGAAGAATTGAATGTGGCTTGGGCTAAATTGGAAGATAACAGTTTACAATACCTGATGGCCAATATGATCCCAAATATAAAATGCCTTAATATTAGTGGATTTATGTACCAGATGGAAGATTTTG ATTTGTCAACGATGAGTAGCCGTTGTACAAAACTAATAGAATTAGATATTAGTGACAACCGTGATATTACTGCAAGCAGTTTGGACAAAATTTTAGAGAAAAACCATAAATTAGAAGTGTTAACCATGCACCGCTGTATCAATATTGTCGCTCCTAGCCTTTTGAA TGCAATGAAGATGATTAGCAGGAAAAGTATTTCTCTTATGAGTTTGAGGGAGATTAATTGTATCCACATAAAACCCAATCAAATATTGGGGGATGAATTTAATATTCTACATAAAATCCTGATTCCAATTTTGGATttgaaaataagtaataacatgtTTTCTGGTATTAGCCGTTCAAAACTGGCTCACAATGAACATATAATTTGGGAAATCCCTGCTTTTATCGACTCTTAA